The genomic segment ATGCACTTTTAAGAGCAGGTAGATTTGATAGAAGATTGTATGTTGGATTACCTAATATGGAAGATAGAAGAAATATTTTAGATCTTTATTTAAAAGATGTTAAATATGAGATAAATATTCTTAAGCTTTCAAATGAAACATCAGGTTTTAGTTCAGCTGCATTAGCAACATTAGTAAATGAAGCTCTTTTAAATATGATAAAAAATAATAATAAAGTATTAAGTGAAAATGATATTGAAATCGCAAAAAATAAGCTAGAGTTTGGTAAAAAACAGCTTAAGATTCTTGATAGTGAGCAAAAAGAGATTCTAGCAATTTATCAAACTTGTAAGGCGTATATTACAAAATCAAAAGTAAATTTACTAGAAGAGGGCGTAAAAAAAATAAACAAAGTATTTTTATCTTTTGAAGAGTTGCAAGAGAATATAAAAAGAGAATTATCAGGAAGTGTTGGACTTGAGCTAATAAAAAATAAAAAATTTGCAATAGGTGAAGATGATATAAAAAGAGCAGAAGATATTGCAGTGTTGATGGTAGAAAAATATAAAATGGCAAAAGATAGCAAAGATATAATTTTTAATGCAAAAGAGAGTCTAAAGCTTGAATTTTCGCAAAACATTGATAAAATAAACAACTTAAAAGATATTATGCTTAAAAATGAGGTAATAACTCTTGATGATTTGCAATAACTTTCATAGTGGATTTTGTTTTAAAAATGAGTGTAAACTTTTCAAAGATTATTTGGAAATAGGGGATTTTATAATCTCTGGATTTTCATATGGAGCTATCAAAGCTTTTAAACAGGCTTTAGAAAGTAAAACAAGATTGGATAAACTTCAACTCTTTTCACCATCTTTTTTTCAAAATAAAGATGAAAAATTTAAAAAAATGCAAAAATTATTTTTCAAAAAAGATAAAGATACTTATATAAATAATTTCTTAGAAAATGTAAAATATCCGCAAAACAAGGATATAAAAGAGTATTTAAACATAGGAAAATATGAAGAGTTAGATGAACTATTAGAGTTTATTTGGAAAAAAGAAGATTTTGAAGAGTTAAAGTCTAAGGGTTTGAAAATAGAAGTTTTTTTAGGCGAAAATGACAAAATAATTGATAGTTCTGTTGCAAAAGATTTTTTTAAAGATTTTGCAACAGTTTATTATTTTAAAGATAAAGGACATTTACTATGAGTGAAGAGATAAAAAAAATAGCAAAAATTGGAATAGTTACTACAAGTGATAGAGCAAGTGCTGGAATATATGAAGATTTATCAGGAAAAGCTATTATTGATACTTTAAATGATTATTTAAAATCTCCTTGGCAAGAAGTTTATAGATGTATAAGTGATGATAAGGCAACTATTGAAGAGACTTTAAAAGAGTTAGTTGATATTGAACATTGTTGTTTAGTCGTAACAACAGGAGGAACAGGACCTTCACTTAGAGATGTAACTCCAGAAGCAACTGAAGCTGTATGTGATAGAATGATGCCAGGTTTTGGTGAGCTTATGAGAAGCGTAAGCTTACAATATGTTCCAACAGCTATTCTTTCAAGACAAACAGCAGGTTTAAGAGGAAGTTCTTTGATTGTAAATCTTCCAGGAAAACCAAAATCAATTAAAGAGTGTCTTGATGCAGTTTTTCCAGCTATTCCATACTGTATAGATTTGATGGAAGGTCCATATTTGGAGACAAAAGAAGATGTTATAAAAGCTTTTAGACCTAAAAAATAGTTTTTATTTATTCATTTCTTAAAACATCAATAACATCTATTTTTGTAGCCCTACTAGCTGGATAAAAAGATGATAATAATACAATAACAATAGACCCAACAACAATATATATAAAATCTGTAACAGCTAAATCTAGTGGTAATTTAGCACTCCCATAAACATCAGCAGGTAAGCTTACTATATCAAAAGTATCAAGTAAAAAATATCCAATAAACCCTAAAATAATACCTAAAATAATACCACCAAAACCAATAGCCATACCAACTTTAAGAAAAATAGATTTTATCTCTTTTGCACTAGTACCCATTGATAAAAGAAGTGCTATCTCTTTTCTTCTACTCATTACAGTCATTAGTAAAGATGAAATTATATTTAATGAAGCAACTAAAATAATTAACATTAAAACTATAAAAAGAGCTGTTTTTTCCATCTTCATAGCAGCAAAAAAGTTTCCATTTTGTTGCCACCAACCAACAACACCAACTCTTTTATCTTGTAAAAAAGTTCTTAGTTTTTCAATATCAACAAAAGCATCATCTGAGTGTACATGAATACCATCGTAAGAGCCAATATCTTTTTGAAGAAGAGTTTGTAAAGCTTCAATAGTTGTGTACATATATGCCTTATCGTACGCACTAAGACCAGAGTTAAATGATGAGATATAGTCAAACCTTTTCATTTTTGGCATAAGTGAAAAACCAGCTGGATTTAACTCTGTAAAATATAGAGTTAATTTACTATTTTGCGTAAGAAGAAGTTTGTCGCTTATTCCAACACCTGTTATTATGTCAAATTTACTAAAATTAAAATCTCTTAAAGCCTCTTTGAAAATAGGGTTAATTTTTGCCTCTTTTTCTGGGATTACTCCAAAAATCATTCCACCACTCATATTGTTTGCGTTTTGAACAATAGCTTGAGTTGATATAAATGGAGAAAATTTAAGATCTTTGAAATTCGCTTCAAGATCTAAGAGTAAATCTTCATTTACACTATTTGCACTTTTTGAGTAGATAGTTAGTGGATAGTTCATAGTAAAAAGTTTTCTTTCAAACTCTTTTGCTGTCCCATTCATAATTGCCATTGATAATATTAGTACCATAACTCCAATAGCAACTCCAATAAAAGCTAAAATAGCACTAATAGAGATAAATGGATTCTTTTTATCAAACTTTAGATACTTTTTAACTATAAAATTTATTAATTCTTTATTCAAATTAAATTCCTGCTACCAAGCCTCTTTTAGGACCACTTTTCCCACAACACTGTTTGTATTTCAATCCACTTCCACAAGGACAAACTTCATTTCGAGATATCTTTTTTTCACTACTTTTTACAGCTTCTTGCGCAAGATTTGTAGTTATATGCTCATTTGACTTTTCCATAGTAGCTTTTATTTTTTCTAGTGCTTCTTGCTCTTCTTTACTTTGAAGTTGGATTGTAAAAAGAATTTTTATAATTTCTAGTTTAATATTTGCAACCAAATCTATAAACATATTATAAGACTCTTTTTTATACTCAACTAGTGGATCTTTTTGGTTATATCCTCTAAGTCCAATTCCAGTTTTAAGAGTGTCCATAGAGTAAAGATGCTCTCTATAAGCATTGTCTAAAATTTGAAGATATAAGATTCTTTCAATTTCAGCTTTTTGTTTCTCTCCTGCTTGGCTCATTTTTTGTTCATAAACATCTTTTAAAATTTGAACTAATCTATTTTCTAAATCTTCATAATCTTCACTTTTTATATCTTCAACTTTTACTATAAAATGAAGTTCCTCTTTAAGTCTTGCTATTAGTTGTTCATAATCAAACTCATCTTCATTTAATACTTGAGTAATATTTAATTCAGACAAAAGATTTTGAACATATTCAACTCTATTTTCATCTATTTTAGAAGTTATGTCATAATCCTCTTTTAGAAGATCATTTCTAAATGCATAAATTACTTTTCTTTGCTCATTTGCAACATCATCATACTCTAAAAGATGTTTTCTACTTTCAAAGTGCATAGCTTCAACTTTCTTTTGAGAGTTTTCAACAGCTCTTGTAACCATTTTTGATTCAATAAACTCTCCTTCTTTTATTCCTAATCTTTCCATAATAGATTTTATTCTATCACTTCCAAATATTCTTAAAAGATTATCTTCTAAACTCAAATAAAATTGAGACTCTCCAACATCACCTTGTCTTCCACTTCTTCCTCGAAGTTGGTTATCAATTCTTCTACTTTCATGTCTTTCTGTTCCAATAATTGCTAATCCACCAAGTTCTAATATTTCAGGTGTTAACTTAATATCAACTCCTCTTCCAGCCATATTTGTAGCAATAGTAACAGCACCTTTTTGACCAGCATCAGCAATTATTTTTCCCTCTTTTTCGTGTTGTTTTGCATTTAAAACAGTATGAGGAATTTTTTTATCTGATAAAATTTTATGAAGTTTTTCACTCTTTTCAATACTTGCAGTTCCCACAAGTACAGGTTGTCCTTTTTCGTGATAATATTTTATTTTTTCACAAACTGCCTCAAACTTTTCTCTTTCACTTTTATAGATTAAATCACTTTTATCAACTCTTTTAACAGCTACATTTGTAGGAATTGATACAACATCAAGATTGTAAATTTGTGCAAATTCTGTTGCCTCTGTTTGGGCTGTTCCTGTCATTCCTGAAAGTTTTTTATACATTCTAAAGTAGTTTTGATATGTTGTATCTGCTAAAGTTTGACTTTCATCTTGAATAGCAACATTTTCTTTTGCTTCAAGTGCTTGGTGAAGTCCTTCACTAAATCTTCTTCCTTCACTAAGTCTTCCTGTAAATTCATCTACAATAATAATTTGATCATCTTTTACAACATAATCAACATCTTTTTGGAAAATATAGTTTGCTTTAAGTGCTTGATCAAGAGAGTGTGATAGCATAGCATTTTCAATAGAGTAAAGATTTTCAACACCAAAAAGCTCTTCTGCTTTTATATGACCATCTTCTGTTAAACTTACAGCTCTATTTTTTTCATCTACAATAAAATGTCCAGTTGTAGTTGGTTTTTCACTAGCATTTTTTGGTTCTATTAATTCTCCACGAACTAATTTTAATGCTATCTCATTTGCTTTTATATAGTTTGAATTTTTGTGATTTGTTGGACCACTAATAATCAAAGGAGTTCTAGCTTCATCTATTAAAATAGAGTCAACTTCATCTACAATTACAAAGTGATGACCTCTTTGAACTTTGTCTTTTAAATCATAAACCATATTATCTCTTAAAAAATCAAAACCATAAGAGCTATTTGTTCCATAAGTAATATCACAATAATATTGTTCTCTTCGTGTATCATCATCTCTTACTGCATCACTCAAAGCACCAACACTGTATCCTAAAAACTCATATAGAGGTTTTAGCTCATTTGCATCTCTAGAGGCTAGATAATCATTTACAGTTACAACATGCACACCTTTTCCGCTTAATGCATTTAAACAAACAGCAATAGCACCAACAAGAGTTTTTCCTTCTCCTGTTTTCATCTCTGCTATATTTCCATCATTTAAAACCATAGCACCAATTAACTGTACATCATAAGGTCTAAGACCTAAACTTCTAACACTAGCCTCTCTTGTTATTGCAAAAACATCTTTTAAAACACTATCCAATGATTTTTCATCGTTTTGTACTTCTTTTTTAAACTCATTAAATTTGGCTTTAAGCTCATCATCGCTTAGCTTTGAGTATATCACTTCCAAATTTGTTATTTCGTTTGCTATATTTTTATATTTTTTTACAACTCTATCATTTCTTGTACCAAAAACTTTTGAAAAAACATTTAACATAAAATTAGTTCCTTTTCGTTATAATGAAGCAATTATTATATATAAAAAAAGGTTAAAAAATGTTTTATAAGCTTATCTTTACTCTGTTTATTTTTTCAAGCTTCAGTTTTTCTTCAAGTGATATTCAAAATCTGAAAAGTTTTCAATCAAAATTTACTCAAACTATTACATCAAGTTCAAGTGATATCATAACTTATCAAGGTGAAGTTTTTATAAAAAGTAGTGGACAAATTTTGTGGAAATATAAAACTCCAGTCGTTAAAAATGTTTATATTGACAATAATATGGCAATAGTTGATGAACCAGAGTTAGAACAAGCTATTTTTACAACACTTGAAAATGAGATAAACATATTAAAGCTTTTAAAAGAGGCTAAAAAGATTGATAACAATAACTATGTTTCAACAATAGATGGTACAAAATATCAAATCTCTATGAGTAGTAATAAAATAAAAAAAATAATTTATAAAGATACTCTTGACAATAATGTTGAAATAATTTTCTCAAATTCAATTCAAGATGAACCAATTGATGATAATATTTTTGTATTTGTAGCTCCTAGTAATTATGATTTAATAAGAAAATAGGTACAATTTCGACCAAAGGTAGATAGACAATAGCTTGATTTCAAGAGGAAAGTCCGTGCTGCAGTGAAGCAAGGTTCCATCTAACGGATGGCTAGAGTAATCTAAGGGATAGTGCAACAGAAAGTATACAGCCAATTTTTTGGTGATGGTGAAACGGTAGAGTAAGAGCCTACCAGTGTTTTGAGTAATCTTAACAGCTTTGTAAACCCAACTTGTAGTAAGAAGACATGGTATTTAGCTTCACATTTTTCGTCTTCGCAGGAGTATTAAAGTGATTTAATACCTAGATAAATTATTGTCAAATACAAAACACGGCTTATAATCTACCTTTTTAAAATCTAATAAAAATCTATATAAAATTACAAACAAACTTATAATTCTTTTGGTAAAATGATTTTCAATAAACACAAAAGGGTTTTTTATGAAAAATTTATCAATACGAGTTAAGTTACTAAGCATTGTAATAATTACTATTATATTAGTTTCTACTATAATAGCTACAAAGTCTATTTATGAGGTTAATAATCTTACAAATCAAACTATTGAAGAATATAAGCAAAGTGCTTTTAATTCAAGTATAGAAGAGTTAAAAAACTATACAGCATTTGCTCAAAATATTGCAAAAAGTGCCTATGAAGAAGCAAAAATTGAAAATATAAAAGCAAGAAAAGGTGCATATCTAAAATCACAAACTGATTTTTTGTTTGCAATGATATTAAAAATTTATGATGAACAAAAAAATAAAATGCCAGAAGCAGAACTAAAAAAAATCCTTTTAGAAGCTATTGGTTCTGTTAGATATGGAGAAGAAAATGATTACTTCTTTGTATATGATAAAAACTCTACAATACTAAAATTACCTTTAACTCCAGAGAGAGAAGGTAGTAAAAACAATGGAAAACATATTTTAGAATTTATAAAAACTGCTTTTGAAAAAGGTGAAGGTTTTGTACCTTATGAACAAGTAATTCCAGGTAAAGAACCTAGAGCAAAATTATCTAATATAAGGTTGTTTGAACCTTATGGTTGGGTTGTTGGAACAGGAGTTTATATAGACAATGAAGAAAAAGAGTTAAAAGCAAAAGCTTTAAATGAAATTTCAAAAATTAGATTTGGTCAAGATGGATATTTTTTTGTTTATGACTATGATGGTACAAATATAATGCATCCAATAAATCCATCACTAATTGGAAAAAATCTAATTGAAAATAAAAGCCAAAAAGGTATTTATTATATAAAAGATTTAATAGAAGTTGCAAAAAAAGGTGGAGGAACAGTAATTTTTGATTTTCCAAAAAGTAAAGATGATCCGACTTTATATGACAAAATAGGGTATGCAGATGGGCTTCAAGAGTGGAAATGGATGATTGGAACTGGAGTTTATGTTGATAATATTGAAAAAAATATTGAAATTATGCACAAAAACTCAAAAGAAAAAATTGCTTCTATTATTTTAGGAATAGTTATTATTGCTATCGTTGTTTCGGTTATTTTAATTTTCCTTATCTCATTTTTTATTACAAAAGAGATTATATATCCTTTAGAAAGATTTGAAAGTGGACTTTTATCATTTTTTAAATATCTAAATAAAGAGAGTTCAGATGTTTATAAAATAGAGATAAAATCTGAAGATGAAATAGGAATAATGACAAAAGTAGTAAATAAAAATATTGAAAGAACAAACAATCTACTAAAACAAGATGAAGCCTTAATTAATAATGTAAAAGAGGTTGTTTCACAAATAAATAAAGGAAATTTAAGAGAAAGAATTGTTGCAAAGACAGATAATGATAGCCTAGAAGAGTTAAAAAATATTTTAAATGATATGCTAGAAATAATATCTAAAAAAGTAAACAATGATTTAGTTTCAATAGATCAAGTTTTATCTAATTATAAAGATATGGACTTTACAGCAAGAATAGATAACTCAACAGGTGATGTAGCAAAAGAGATAAATATTTTAGCAGATACTATAAATCATCTTTTATTAGAAAATAAAATCAATGGACTTACATTAGAAGATAGTTCAAAAATTTTATTAGAAAATGTAAATAAATTAAATATTAGCTCTAATGAAGCAGCAGCAAGTCTTGAAGAGACAGCAGCTGCTTTAGAGCAAATTACTTCAAATATTAGAAACAATACTGAAAGTATTGCTAAAATGGCAAAATTATCAGATGGTGTTATTCGCTCTTCAAAAGATGGAGAAAATCTAGCAAATCAGACAACAAATGCTATGGATGAAATAAATAAAAAAGTAAATATGGTAAATGAAGCAATAAGTGTAATTGATCAAATAGCATTCCAAACAAATATTCTAAGTCTAAATGCAGCAGTTGAAGCTGCAACTGCAGGAGAAGCAGGAAAAGGATTTGCTGTAGTTGCTCAAGAGGTGCGAAATCTTGCGAGTAGAAGTGCAGAAGCTGCAAAAGATATAAAACATATTGTTGAAGAAGCTACTATAAAAGCAAATGAAGGAAAACAAATAGCTTCAAGTATGATATATGGGTACAAAGATTTAAGTGAAAATATTACTCAAACAATGAATTTGATATCTGATATTGAAAATGCTTCTAAAGAGCAATTAATGGGAATAGAACAGATAAATGATGCAGTAAGCGAACTTGATCGTCAAACTCAACAAAATGCAATGGTATCATCTCAAACTCATGATATAGCTTTGGTTACAGATGAAATAGCAAAAGGGATTGTAAAAGAGGCAAATTCAAAAGAGTTTATAGGAAAAGATAGTGCAAAAGCTAGAAATTTTCATAAATCTACTATAGCTACAACTTCAAATAAAACACAAACTATAGAAAAAATTGAAAAAAAAGAGTCATCAAAACATATTGATGAATGGGAAAATTTCTAAAACTCTTAAAAAATAAAAGTTGAGAATTAATCTCAACTTTTAAAGACTATATACTATTTGCAATTTTTTTAACTATTTCAAAAACATTTTCAACAGATTTCTTATATACAAACTCTTTTTTTGAGTGAGGAAATTTTATAGTTGGACCAATAGAGGCTATTTTTAAATCTGGAAATTTATCTTTGAAAATAGCACACTCCAATCCAGCATGAATAGCTTCTAAAGATGCATTTGTATTAAAAGTTTTGTAAATATTGAAAACTTTTGATGTGAAATCATTTATATCAGGACTCCAAGCTGGATATTTTCCATAAGTTTCTACACTAAAATTGTTATTTATTAACTCTTTTTTTGTTTTCTCTTTTAACTCTTTTAGGTTCTCATTGTTCATAGATCTAGCACTAAATTCAATAACAATTTCATCTATATTTGTCTTAATTAATGCTAGATTTATAGAGTCTTGAACTACATTTAACTCTTTATTAAAATCTCTTACACCATTTTCAAAGTTGTATAAAAAATTAATAATTTCATCATCATAAATATTTAAATGTTCAGATTTTGTATTGATTCTCTCTATTTTCATATTATCATGAGTTTTTTGTGGAGTCTTTTTTGAAGCAATTATAGCTTTTACATTTGCAGGAATTGAGTTTATTCTCTCACCTCCATTTATATCCAATAGTTTTCCTTCACACTCTTTTATAGCTTTTACAATTAGTTTTATAGCATTTGGAATGTTTTTATCTATATCAACACCACTATGTCCACCAGCTAGATTTGATATAGAAATCTCATATAAATCTAAATTTTCAATATTTGGTACTATTTTTTTATTTGAGTTTTTTGCAATAATATCAACTCCACCTGCACAACCAATACAAATTTTACCTTCTTCTTCACTATCAAGATTTAGCATATATTTAGAATTTATAGGAAGATTTAAAGTATTTGCACCTATAAGTCCTATCTCTTCATCACTTGTAAATAAAAATTCACCATCAAAATTTTCATACATTAAAGCTATCATATATGAGCAACCAATTCCATTATCGGCTCCCAAAGTTGAATCTATTGCTTTTAAAGTTGTATCATCTTCAATAATTTTAGGAATACAAAAATCATTTAAACAAACAATATCATAGTGAGATTGAAAAACTATATTTGCGTTTGAGTTCTCTTTTTTACATAAAATATTATTTGTTTCATCAACTAGACAAAGATATTCTAGTTTTTTAGATATTTCTTTCATATATTCTATAAATGCTTTATGATTTCCACTACATCTTTGAATTTTTGTAATCTCTTTAAATATTTCTAAAATTTTTGGCATATTTATCTCTCTTTTATAAAACTTGAAAAAAAGCAATTTACATAAAAAGTATGTTTGCTTTTTTACAAAATTATGTCTTAAATAAAAAAAGGGCTTGAAGCCCTTTTTATCTACTCTATATTTTTTAAATCTCTATTTTTGTAAGCTAAAATAATTGCAGCAAAAGCAGTTGCAACAGTTAAGTAAGCCCACATTGGTATAGGTACAGGATCACCTGTTGCATAAGAGTGCATTCCAGATAAGTAAAAGTTTACTCCTAGATAAGTCATCATAATAGAGCTAAATGCTAGTAATGAAGCAGTTGCTAAAACATATGGTGTATTTAAAGATTTTACAAATCTAAGATGTAGAACTAAAGCATAAACAACTATTGAAACATATGCCCAAGTCTCTTTTGGATCCCAACCCCAGTATCTACCCCAAGACTCATTTGCCCAAACTCCACCAAGGAAATTTCCAATAGTAATACATGCTAAACCAATAATTAGAGAAATCTCATTTATTGCACTTACATGTCTAACAACATCATCCAAATGTGGTCTATTTTTTCTAAAAATAAACATAATTAAAGTTAAAAATCCTAATATCGCACTAAGTCCAAAGAATCCGTATGAAGCAGTCAAAATAGATACATGGATTGTAAGCCAATAAGATTTTAAAACAGGTACTAAACTTGTAATTTGAGGATCAACATCTGTTAAGTGAGCTGTAAACATAAAAATTCCAGCAATAATTGTAGCTGCACCCAAAGCTAATAAAGAGTTTCTAAAAAATATAACTCCAGCAAATATAGCAGACCAAGATATATAAATTAAAGTTTCATAAATATCACTCCAAGGAGCATGCCCTGATAAATACCATCTATAACCCATACCAAAAGTTTGTATAGCAAAAAGTATAGATAAAATAGCAAGTATAATTTTTGTTGTTTTTGCTGGTTTAAACTCTGGTTTGAAAATAACAATAAAAGCTAAAACAACCATTACAAAACCTAAAAGAACATAAGCTAAAGTTAGATTGAAGAAAATATCTAGTTTATTGAAAACTATTTCAGCATTTACTTTTGAAGCAGTAGGTTTTATATCTGTTCCTACTTTGTCTTGATATAAAGCTATCATATCAATATAATTATTTGCACTGTTCCAATCAAAATCCATCGTTGAGTTGAATAATCCTCTTACAACAGATCCAATAGCAGCTTGATTTTGTCCTGAAAATTCTTGCATTGCTTCAAGAGGAGAGTACCATTTGAAGTTATCATCTGCACTTTGTTCATCATAAACTTTTGGGAAAATATTTAATAATGCACCATTAAATACACTGTAAATAATATTTAATTTCTCATCTACTTTTATAATATCTTTTTCGTAAGTTCCTCTTTCAATTGGCTTTGTTAGAAGAGCTTTTTCTGACTCTTTTGTAAGTAAATAATCATTTTTTTCACCAAATGCTTCTGAAAAAGAGATATATTTTTCACTTTCAGGTACTCCTAGAAATTTTTTAAGTTTTGGAGTATTTATTTTTATTATCTTTACATCTTTCCAAATATCAGGTCTTGTAATCATCCCTAAAACAATCTGATTTGCATCCATTCCCATAAATGATGATTTTCCACTTAATTTTTGAACTATTTCTCTATTTAGAGTTGCAAGTGGTTTCATTCTTCCACCACTACTTTGAACTACTAGATGTCCAAATTTATCTGCAGTTACTTTTGATTCATCTTTTAATTTATTTAAGTAATCAATTCTCATAGTTATATCATCAACTATTTTAGTTGATGCATTATCACTCTCATTAGCTTTTAAATTTTGAGTTGAAAGAAGAGCTAAAGTTAAAACAAACATAGCTAAGTTTTTGTTTGCAACAAATTTTGTTAGTTTTCTAAATCTTGACTTTTTATCAAAAAAGTTTAAAAATAGTCCAAGAGTTAGCAAAAAATATCCAAGATATGTAGGCCATTTTCCAGGGTCATTATTTACTGATAGTACGGTTCCACTCTCATCTGGGAAATATGAGCTTTGGAAAAATAAGAAATTTCCTTCATTTAAAGTTCTATTCATAAATATTCTATAATCATAAGTTTTATCATCTTTTATAACCGTCACTTCACTAGCATAAGATGATGGAGCCATACTTCCTGGGTATCTTTCTAATTGAAATTCATTTAATCTAATAGAAAAAGGAAGAGCAATAAATTTAGAACCATACTCCAAAGTAACTGTGTATTTATCAAAAACAAGATCTCTAGGAACTCCTAATTGACCACTTAAACCTGGCAATCTAATAGTCTCTTTTTTATCGTTTAAAGTTACGTCAACAGTAAGTAAGCCCATTTTTGCTTGTTCTTTTTTTTCAAACTGAAATCTTTTATAATCTATGCTTAAATTGTTGTTGTCAAAATCAACTTTGTAAGAAAAATTGTTTAATTCTGGAAGCAAAGATGTAAACTCTTTTTGCCACTCTTTATATGCAACAACTTTTTCACCTTCTTTTACTGTAACTTGTAAGTAAGGTTCTAGCGAAATCATCTGATTTGTTGTAGTACCTTGTGGTATTTGCATAATTCCTTCATATCCAATATATCTAGTAATAATTGCTCCTAAAAGTATCACAACAAAAGAGAAGTGAAACAAAAACCTAGGAAGATTATTCCACATTTTAAATTTATAGATTATTCCAGATAGGTTTATTGTAGTTAAAACTAAAACTATCTCATACCAAGTGTTGTTGTAGACTAAAACTCTAGCCGATGATGTTCCAAAATCATTTTCAATAAAAGTAGCAACTCCAGCACCAATTGCCAAAATAGCTAACAAAAGCAAGGTTGCTTTAAAAGAGAACAGAAAGTTTAAAAGCTTCAAAAATATCCTTTTTTTGTATTCATTTTTGAGAAATTGTATTATTATAAAATTAACATTTAGTTAATTAAGAATATTCTTTAAAATAAAATTATCATACAAAAAA from the Aliarcobacter cryaerophilus ATCC 43158 genome contains:
- a CDS encoding methyl-accepting chemotaxis protein, which translates into the protein MKNLSIRVKLLSIVIITIILVSTIIATKSIYEVNNLTNQTIEEYKQSAFNSSIEELKNYTAFAQNIAKSAYEEAKIENIKARKGAYLKSQTDFLFAMILKIYDEQKNKMPEAELKKILLEAIGSVRYGEENDYFFVYDKNSTILKLPLTPEREGSKNNGKHILEFIKTAFEKGEGFVPYEQVIPGKEPRAKLSNIRLFEPYGWVVGTGVYIDNEEKELKAKALNEISKIRFGQDGYFFVYDYDGTNIMHPINPSLIGKNLIENKSQKGIYYIKDLIEVAKKGGGTVIFDFPKSKDDPTLYDKIGYADGLQEWKWMIGTGVYVDNIEKNIEIMHKNSKEKIASIILGIVIIAIVVSVILIFLISFFITKEIIYPLERFESGLLSFFKYLNKESSDVYKIEIKSEDEIGIMTKVVNKNIERTNNLLKQDEALINNVKEVVSQINKGNLRERIVAKTDNDSLEELKNILNDMLEIISKKVNNDLVSIDQVLSNYKDMDFTARIDNSTGDVAKEINILADTINHLLLENKINGLTLEDSSKILLENVNKLNISSNEAAASLEETAAALEQITSNIRNNTESIAKMAKLSDGVIRSSKDGENLANQTTNAMDEINKKVNMVNEAISVIDQIAFQTNILSLNAAVEAATAGEAGKGFAVVAQEVRNLASRSAEAAKDIKHIVEEATIKANEGKQIASSMIYGYKDLSENITQTMNLISDIENASKEQLMGIEQINDAVSELDRQTQQNAMVSSQTHDIALVTDEIAKGIVKEANSKEFIGKDSAKARNFHKSTIATTSNKTQTIEKIEKKESSKHIDEWENF
- a CDS encoding M20/M25/M40 family metallo-hydrolase yields the protein MPKILEIFKEITKIQRCSGNHKAFIEYMKEISKKLEYLCLVDETNNILCKKENSNANIVFQSHYDIVCLNDFCIPKIIEDDTTLKAIDSTLGADNGIGCSYMIALMYENFDGEFLFTSDEEIGLIGANTLNLPINSKYMLNLDSEEEGKICIGCAGGVDIIAKNSNKKIVPNIENLDLYEISISNLAGGHSGVDIDKNIPNAIKLIVKAIKECEGKLLDINGGERINSIPANVKAIIASKKTPQKTHDNMKIERINTKSEHLNIYDDEIINFLYNFENGVRDFNKELNVVQDSINLALIKTNIDEIVIEFSARSMNNENLKELKEKTKKELINNNFSVETYGKYPAWSPDINDFTSKVFNIYKTFNTNASLEAIHAGLECAIFKDKFPDLKIASIGPTIKFPHSKKEFVYKKSVENVFEIVKKIANSI
- the ccsA gene encoding cytochrome c biogenesis protein CcsA, which encodes MKLLNFLFSFKATLLLLAILAIGAGVATFIENDFGTSSARVLVYNNTWYEIVLVLTTINLSGIIYKFKMWNNLPRFLFHFSFVVILLGAIITRYIGYEGIMQIPQGTTTNQMISLEPYLQVTVKEGEKVVAYKEWQKEFTSLLPELNNFSYKVDFDNNNLSIDYKRFQFEKKEQAKMGLLTVDVTLNDKKETIRLPGLSGQLGVPRDLVFDKYTVTLEYGSKFIALPFSIRLNEFQLERYPGSMAPSSYASEVTVIKDDKTYDYRIFMNRTLNEGNFLFFQSSYFPDESGTVLSVNNDPGKWPTYLGYFLLTLGLFLNFFDKKSRFRKLTKFVANKNLAMFVLTLALLSTQNLKANESDNASTKIVDDITMRIDYLNKLKDESKVTADKFGHLVVQSSGGRMKPLATLNREIVQKLSGKSSFMGMDANQIVLGMITRPDIWKDVKIIKINTPKLKKFLGVPESEKYISFSEAFGEKNDYLLTKESEKALLTKPIERGTYEKDIIKVDEKLNIIYSVFNGALLNIFPKVYDEQSADDNFKWYSPLEAMQEFSGQNQAAIGSVVRGLFNSTMDFDWNSANNYIDMIALYQDKVGTDIKPTASKVNAEIVFNKLDIFFNLTLAYVLLGFVMVVLAFIVIFKPEFKPAKTTKIILAILSILFAIQTFGMGYRWYLSGHAPWSDIYETLIYISWSAIFAGVIFFRNSLLALGAATIIAGIFMFTAHLTDVDPQITSLVPVLKSYWLTIHVSILTASYGFFGLSAILGFLTLIMFIFRKNRPHLDDVVRHVSAINEISLIIGLACITIGNFLGGVWANESWGRYWGWDPKETWAYVSIVVYALVLHLRFVKSLNTPYVLATASLLAFSSIMMTYLGVNFYLSGMHSYATGDPVPIPMWAYLTVATAFAAIILAYKNRDLKNIE